In a single window of the Lebetimonas sp. JH292 genome:
- the rdgB gene encoding RdgB/HAM1 family non-canonical purine NTP pyrophosphatase — protein MKIVLASSNKGKVREIKEILKDFEIIPYTDLIEPFEIEENGKTFKENAIIKVKAVAEKLPEFLVMADDSGISVPALGGIPGIYSARFAGSEASDKDNLKKLISELKKRNIKKTPAFYTAAIAIASPYGIFTTHGFMHGDVIDEAKGDKGFGYDPMFIPKGFDNTLGELDEKIKQKISHRTKALKLAENILKVIK, from the coding sequence AAATAGTTTTGGCTTCTTCAAATAAGGGTAAAGTCAGGGAAATAAAAGAAATTTTAAAAGATTTTGAAATAATCCCCTATACAGATTTAATAGAGCCTTTTGAAATAGAGGAAAACGGAAAAACATTTAAAGAAAATGCGATTATTAAAGTAAAAGCCGTTGCTGAAAAACTTCCGGAATTTTTAGTAATGGCAGATGACAGCGGAATAAGCGTTCCCGCTCTCGGTGGAATTCCCGGAATTTATTCCGCAAGGTTTGCCGGAAGTGAAGCAAGTGACAAAGACAATTTAAAAAAGCTGATAAGCGAACTTAAAAAAAGAAACATAAAAAAAACGCCGGCTTTTTATACAGCAGCAATTGCAATAGCTTCACCTTATGGAATTTTTACTACGCATGGTTTTATGCATGGTGATGTTATAGATGAAGCAAAGGGTGATAAAGGTTTTGGTTATGACCCTATGTTTATTCCAAAAGGGTTTGATAATACACTGGGTGAACTAGATGAAAAAATAAAACAAAAAATATCCCACAGAACAAAAGCCTTGAAATTAGCTGAGAATATATTAAAAGTTATTAAATAA